From Phenylobacterium montanum, the proteins below share one genomic window:
- the kdsA gene encoding 3-deoxy-8-phosphooctulonate synthase — translation MTQPNAVVDIKTPNGAVVRIGNAEKLSFIAGPCQLESRQHALETAHALKEIAQRLGVGLIYKTSFDKANRSSISTQRGIGLAESLPIFAEIREVTGLPVLTDVHEPDQCAQAAQAVDVLQIPAFLCRQTDLLLAAAATGKVVNVKKGQFLAPWDMKHVIGKVLAGGNPNVLATERGASFGYNTLVSDMRALPVLAEIGCPVVFDATHSVQQPGGQGATSGGQREFVPVLARAAVSVGVAAVFMETHPDPDHAPSDGPNMVPLSEFEALAANLLAFDALAKRRPAA, via the coding sequence TTGACCCAGCCCAACGCCGTCGTTGACATCAAGACACCAAACGGGGCGGTTGTCCGCATCGGAAACGCGGAGAAGTTGTCGTTCATCGCCGGGCCGTGCCAGCTCGAGAGCCGCCAGCATGCGCTGGAGACCGCGCACGCCTTGAAGGAGATCGCCCAGCGCCTGGGGGTCGGGCTGATCTACAAGACCTCGTTCGACAAGGCGAACCGCAGCTCGATCAGCACCCAGCGGGGCATTGGACTGGCCGAATCCCTGCCGATCTTCGCCGAGATCCGCGAGGTGACCGGCCTTCCGGTGCTGACCGACGTCCACGAGCCGGACCAGTGCGCCCAGGCCGCCCAGGCCGTGGACGTACTGCAGATACCGGCCTTCCTCTGCCGGCAGACCGACCTGCTCCTGGCCGCCGCGGCGACCGGCAAGGTGGTCAACGTCAAGAAGGGCCAGTTCTTGGCGCCCTGGGACATGAAGCACGTAATCGGCAAGGTCCTGGCCGGCGGCAACCCCAATGTCCTGGCCACCGAGCGCGGCGCCTCGTTCGGCTATAACACCCTGGTTTCGGACATGCGGGCCCTGCCGGTGCTGGCCGAGATCGGCTGCCCGGTGGTGTTCGACGCCACCCATTCGGTGCAGCAGCCCGGCGGGCAGGGCGCCACCTCGGGCGGCCAGCGCGAGTTCGTGCCGGTGCTGGCCCGCGCGGCGGTGTCGGTGGGCGTGGCGGCGGTGTTCATGGAGACCCACCCCGACCCCGACCATGCCCCCTCGGACGGCCCCAACATGGTGCCGCTGTCCGAGTTCGAGGCCCTGGCGGCCAATCTCCTGGCCTTCGACGCCCTGGCCAAGCGGCGTCCGGCCGCCTGA
- a CDS encoding NAD(P)/FAD-dependent oxidoreductase, whose amino-acid sequence MKIAVIGAGISGLGAAYALKDHHQVTIFEKDARLGGHANPVTVDYDGQAIDVDTGFIVYNVRNYPNLLGLFEHLGVESVPTDMSFAFAGRGVEWSSNFPGGVFAQKRNLVSPRFLAMLADIRRFNRQALADLEAGVLCDLTLGGYLRLGGYGPAFEQNYLLPMGAAIWSTSEAGVEAAPAESFVRFFANHNLLQMIQPSWRTVMGTSRAYLDPLTRRLTAGTQVRPGAVEVNRTAAGVLVRSRDGSTDLFDQVIFACHSDQALALLTDADQEEHAFLGAIRYAPNRAYLHRDPALMPRRRAAWGAWNYIYSQGACPGSVTYWMNRLQHIDPARPLFVSLNPESAPDERLTFAAFDYDHPQFDTPSLAAQRQFGRIQGRGGVWYAGAWLGHGFHEDGLTAGLRAALALGGEVPWRFVDHRIEGGPLPGLDQAQPERRVA is encoded by the coding sequence ATGAAGATCGCGGTGATCGGCGCAGGCATATCAGGTCTCGGCGCCGCCTACGCTCTCAAAGATCATCACCAGGTGACGATCTTCGAGAAGGACGCGCGGTTAGGCGGCCACGCCAACCCGGTCACGGTCGACTATGATGGCCAGGCCATCGATGTCGACACCGGCTTCATCGTCTACAATGTGCGCAACTATCCGAACCTTTTGGGGCTGTTCGAGCACCTGGGCGTCGAGAGCGTGCCCACCGACATGAGCTTCGCCTTCGCCGGCCGCGGGGTGGAATGGTCGTCCAACTTCCCTGGCGGCGTGTTCGCACAGAAGCGGAACCTGGTCAGCCCGCGCTTCCTGGCCATGCTGGCCGACATTCGCCGCTTCAACCGCCAGGCCCTGGCGGATCTGGAGGCCGGCGTGCTGTGCGACCTGACCCTCGGCGGATATCTGCGCCTGGGCGGCTACGGCCCGGCGTTCGAGCAGAACTATCTCCTGCCCATGGGCGCTGCGATCTGGTCGACCAGCGAGGCCGGCGTAGAGGCGGCGCCGGCGGAGAGCTTCGTGCGCTTCTTCGCCAACCACAACCTGCTGCAGATGATCCAGCCCTCCTGGCGCACGGTGATGGGCACGAGCCGCGCCTATCTGGATCCGCTGACCCGGCGATTGACGGCCGGTACGCAGGTGCGCCCAGGGGCGGTCGAGGTCAACCGAACAGCCGCCGGCGTGCTGGTCCGCAGCCGCGATGGCTCGACCGACCTGTTCGACCAGGTGATCTTCGCCTGCCACTCGGACCAGGCCCTGGCCCTGCTGACAGACGCGGACCAGGAGGAACACGCCTTCCTGGGGGCGATCCGCTATGCGCCGAACCGCGCCTACCTGCATCGTGATCCGGCCCTGATGCCGCGCCGACGTGCGGCCTGGGGCGCGTGGAACTATATCTATAGCCAAGGGGCGTGTCCGGGTTCGGTGACCTATTGGATGAACCGCCTGCAGCACATCGATCCGGCAAGACCGCTGTTCGTCAGCCTCAATCCCGAGTCTGCGCCGGACGAGCGCCTGACCTTCGCCGCCTTCGACTACGACCACCCCCAGTTCGACACCCCCTCCCTGGCCGCCCAGCGCCAGTTCGGCCGCATACAGGGGCGTGGAGGGGTCTGGTACGCCGGGGCCTGGCTGGGCCACGGCTTCCATGAGGACGGCCTGACCGCCGGCCTGCGCGCCGCCCTGGCCCTGGGCGGCGAGGTTCCCTGGCGCTTCGTCGACCATCGCATCGAGGGCGGTCCCCTGCCCGGCCTGGATCAGGCCCAGCCGGAACGGAGGGTGGCGTGA
- a CDS encoding DUF1365 domain-containing protein, with protein sequence MSEPVTLYVGRTTHHRFAPRPHRFSYRLFQLLIDVDAQRFDGLTLLRRGPFGLFSYSDKDHGPRDGSPLRPWVEARLAEAGIAAQALTIRLLCFPRIVGFVFNPLSIFFVHGEDERLEAVIYEVNNTFGQTHAYVVPAEGCAVERHEADKALYVSPFYRVEGGYHFRLEPPGERLDLTIVKHGAAGPDFNARLLLERRLLSDAALLNLFFLMPLMTLGVVAAIHWEALRLLIKGAPFGPRAPGPKAGASRGRLTKRLEARRA encoded by the coding sequence GTGAGCGAGCCCGTGACCCTCTATGTCGGCCGGACCACCCATCATCGCTTCGCGCCGCGGCCGCACCGGTTCAGCTATCGCCTGTTCCAGTTGCTGATCGACGTCGACGCCCAGCGCTTCGACGGTCTGACCCTGCTGCGCCGAGGGCCGTTTGGCCTTTTCAGCTACAGCGACAAAGACCACGGCCCGCGGGACGGCTCGCCCCTGCGCCCCTGGGTCGAGGCGCGGCTGGCCGAAGCCGGGATCGCGGCCCAGGCCCTGACGATCCGCCTGCTCTGCTTCCCGCGGATCGTGGGCTTCGTCTTCAACCCGCTGTCGATCTTCTTCGTCCACGGCGAGGACGAGCGGCTGGAGGCGGTTATCTACGAGGTCAACAACACCTTCGGCCAGACCCACGCCTATGTGGTCCCGGCTGAGGGCTGCGCGGTCGAGCGGCACGAGGCGGACAAGGCGCTCTATGTCTCGCCCTTCTACCGTGTCGAGGGCGGCTATCACTTCCGCCTGGAACCGCCCGGCGAGCGGCTCGACCTGACGATCGTCAAGCACGGCGCCGCGGGGCCGGACTTCAATGCCCGCCTTTTGCTGGAGCGTCGCCTGTTGAGCGACGCTGCGCTCTTGAACCTCTTCTTTCTCATGCCGTTGATGACCCTGGGCGTGGTCGCTGCGATCCATTGGGAAGCTCTGCGCCTCTTGATCAAGGGCGCGCCCTTCGGCCCGCGCGCGCCCGGCCCCAAGGCCGGCGCAAGCCGCGGCCGGCTGACCAAGCGCCTGGAGGCCCGCCGCGCATGA
- a CDS encoding SAM-dependent methyltransferase — MTPHVEMAAKNSLAAARPDLRRAPPAFQAAVKIAARHWTAGGITFVLPSGREIVLGGSEPGHHARVEIRDYNFMRRVLAAGDIGFAEGYMAGEWSTPDLTAVLASASQNWERLAKLVEGNAVMRVLNTLGHLVRPNTRRGARRNIHAHYDLGNAFYQCWLDPSMTYSSARFEQPGQSLTDAQRSKYASLARAMRLEHGHSVLEIGCGWGGFAEFAAREVGAKVTGVTISREQYDFARRRLFEQGLAERAEIRLVDYRDVEGRFDRVASIEMFEAVGERYWPAYFQKLHDVLEPGGLAGLQIITIRDELFDDYRSRADFIQKYVFPGGMLGCEARLREVAERANLAWGEVARFGQDYGLTLAEWRHRFHDAWDEIKGLGFDERFRRLWSFYLSYCEAGFKTGRTDVIQLSLSRA; from the coding sequence ATGACCCCGCATGTCGAGATGGCGGCGAAGAACAGCCTGGCCGCAGCGCGGCCGGACTTGCGACGCGCGCCGCCGGCGTTCCAGGCGGCGGTCAAGATCGCCGCGCGGCACTGGACCGCGGGCGGCATCACCTTCGTCCTGCCTTCGGGCCGGGAGATCGTCCTCGGCGGCAGCGAGCCGGGCCACCACGCGCGGGTTGAGATTCGCGACTACAACTTCATGCGCCGGGTGCTGGCGGCAGGCGACATCGGCTTCGCCGAGGGCTACATGGCCGGCGAGTGGTCGACCCCCGACCTGACCGCCGTGCTGGCCTCGGCCAGCCAGAACTGGGAACGGCTCGCCAAGCTGGTCGAGGGCAACGCGGTGATGCGGGTGCTCAACACTCTGGGGCACCTGGTGCGTCCCAACACGCGCCGCGGCGCCAGGCGCAACATCCATGCGCACTACGATCTGGGCAACGCCTTCTACCAGTGCTGGCTGGACCCCAGCATGACCTATTCCTCGGCCCGGTTCGAACAGCCGGGACAGAGTCTGACCGACGCTCAGCGGTCGAAATATGCCAGCCTGGCCCGCGCCATGCGGCTGGAGCACGGGCACAGCGTGCTGGAGATCGGTTGCGGATGGGGAGGGTTCGCCGAGTTCGCCGCTCGCGAGGTCGGAGCCAAGGTCACCGGCGTCACGATCTCACGCGAACAGTACGACTTCGCCCGCCGGCGCCTGTTCGAGCAGGGCTTGGCCGAGCGGGCCGAGATCCGACTGGTCGACTATCGCGACGTGGAAGGGCGCTTCGACCGGGTGGCCTCGATCGAAATGTTCGAGGCGGTCGGCGAGCGCTATTGGCCGGCCTATTTCCAGAAGCTGCACGACGTACTGGAACCTGGCGGCCTGGCCGGCCTGCAGATCATCACCATCCGGGACGAACTGTTCGACGACTATCGCTCACGGGCCGACTTCATCCAGAAATACGTCTTCCCGGGCGGTATGCTTGGGTGCGAAGCGCGACTGCGCGAGGTGGCCGAGCGCGCCAATCTGGCCTGGGGCGAGGTCGCCCGGTTCGGCCAGGATTATGGCCTTACCCTTGCTGAATGGCGCCACCGCTTCCACGACGCCTGGGACGAGATCAAGGGCCTGGGCTTCGACGAACGCTTCCGCCGACTGTGGTCGTTCTACCTCAGCTATTGCGAGGCCGGGTTCAAGACCGGGCGGACCGACGTGATCCAGCTGAGCCTCTCCAGGGCCTGA